The following are encoded together in the Arcticibacterium luteifluviistationis genome:
- the nhaA gene encoding Na+/H+ antiporter NhaA, with translation MIKKILLTPFQKFAKIQSASGILLFAATAIAMIWANSAFSESYQSLWEYKIGITSEDFELNKPLILWINDGLMAIFFFVIGLEIKRELLVGELNSVRKATFPLFAAIGGMITPFALFYFLNESPETANGWGIPMATDIAFSLAIIKLLGKRVPLSLKIFLTAFAIIDDLGAVLVIAIFYSTGIDWNLILYTLLPFIILAYLSFKGSYSGILTLILGIVVWYLFLKSGIHPTIAGVLLAFTVPISQKIDISSFKHRLLSVVRRISKSEDPDIPVLAKEQVEQIEELEEIVNKFNSPLQKLEHQLHGWVAYFIMPVFALANAGVIFSSDMVLDTPLILNLTLALFVGKFIGVSLFSYISIKLKLAELPEDINYLQIVGISILAGVGFTMSIFIANLAFSGSPTYMDSAKMGIIAGSVISGIVGYIILRISKNVSSS, from the coding sequence ATGATAAAAAAAATATTACTCACACCTTTTCAAAAATTCGCCAAAATTCAGAGTGCCAGTGGTATCTTACTTTTCGCTGCCACAGCTATTGCCATGATTTGGGCAAACTCAGCCTTTAGTGAATCCTACCAATCGCTTTGGGAATATAAAATAGGTATTACTTCAGAAGATTTCGAACTCAACAAACCGTTAATCCTCTGGATTAATGATGGGCTCATGGCTATCTTCTTTTTCGTAATTGGCCTTGAAATAAAACGAGAGTTATTAGTTGGTGAATTAAATTCTGTTCGCAAAGCTACCTTCCCCCTTTTTGCTGCTATTGGTGGTATGATTACTCCTTTTGCTTTGTTTTACTTTTTAAATGAATCTCCTGAAACAGCCAATGGCTGGGGTATTCCTATGGCCACAGACATTGCTTTTTCTTTGGCTATCATCAAGCTACTTGGAAAGAGGGTACCATTGAGTTTAAAAATATTCTTAACGGCTTTTGCTATTATTGATGATTTAGGTGCCGTTTTAGTTATAGCCATTTTCTACAGCACGGGTATCGACTGGAATCTCATACTTTATACATTATTACCATTTATAATTTTAGCATACCTTTCATTTAAAGGGTCTTACTCCGGTATATTAACTTTAATCTTGGGTATTGTAGTTTGGTATTTATTCTTAAAATCGGGCATTCATCCTACCATCGCTGGTGTACTCTTGGCATTCACTGTGCCTATCAGTCAAAAAATTGACATTAGTTCTTTCAAACATAGGCTTTTGAGTGTTGTTAGACGAATCAGCAAATCCGAAGACCCTGACATACCTGTGTTAGCCAAAGAGCAGGTGGAACAGATAGAAGAGTTAGAGGAGATTGTAAACAAATTCAACTCTCCGTTACAGAAACTTGAGCATCAGCTTCACGGCTGGGTAGCTTATTTCATTATGCCTGTTTTTGCCTTGGCTAATGCAGGTGTCATCTTTTCGTCGGATATGGTTTTAGATACGCCGCTGATTCTCAATTTAACCCTTGCATTGTTTGTCGGTAAGTTTATAGGGGTCTCCTTATTCTCTTACATAAGTATCAAACTAAAATTAGCAGAACTCCCTGAAGATATCAATTACTTACAAATAGTAGGTATTTCTATTCTGGCGGGTGTGGGTTTTACCATGTCTATATTTATAGCCAATCTAGCCTTTTCAGGCAGTCCAACCTATATGGACTCAGCCAAAATGGGAATTATAGCAGGTTCAGTAATTTCAGGAATAGTAGGTTACATTATTCTAAGAATTAGCAAAAACGTTAGTTCAAGCTAG
- a CDS encoding MFS transporter gives MAVSAFFFVNGFLYANLMARLPELQAFFNISNSVLGTLLFLVAAGAMTAMPFTGWLTTKYGSDGITRVSGILFCIFTPFVVLYPDVVFAGIFLFLLGTATGSMDVCANGQAVYVERLWGKPIISSFHAVFSIGMALGAGSGGLFSHFDISLLTHLSVLCAACLVIVIIASFHLISDKETTDESEESSGFMWPSKAIIPLGIIALCSMIGEGSMTDWSAIYMNTVVGKEPTFSAIAFGVYAGGMTLGRLFGDKLTTYFGRKKLLKYDAICAIIGLGIALVHVSVFTAFLGFFLVGLGVATAVPIIFSLAGNTKGVKPAVGIAMATSIGYTGFFVGPPSIGFLSDIFGLRLALSVVLLLFGLMLYLVYKYIDEKA, from the coding sequence ATGGCAGTATCTGCCTTCTTTTTTGTCAATGGTTTTTTATATGCCAATTTGATGGCTCGGTTGCCAGAGTTGCAGGCCTTTTTCAATATAAGTAACAGCGTTTTAGGAACCTTACTTTTTTTAGTAGCCGCGGGTGCCATGACCGCCATGCCCTTTACGGGATGGTTAACTACAAAGTATGGTTCTGATGGAATCACGAGAGTATCAGGGATTCTGTTCTGTATTTTTACACCTTTTGTTGTACTATATCCGGATGTAGTTTTTGCAGGGATTTTCTTGTTTCTCTTGGGTACAGCTACGGGCTCTATGGATGTATGTGCTAATGGGCAAGCGGTTTATGTAGAAAGATTATGGGGTAAACCTATTATCTCTTCTTTTCATGCTGTTTTTAGCATTGGTATGGCCTTGGGAGCAGGTAGTGGAGGTTTGTTTTCGCACTTTGATATTAGTCTTTTAACTCATTTGTCGGTTTTATGTGCGGCTTGTCTAGTTATAGTTATTATAGCTTCCTTTCACCTTATTAGCGATAAAGAAACTACAGATGAGTCTGAAGAATCTAGTGGGTTTATGTGGCCATCAAAAGCTATTATTCCTCTTGGTATTATTGCCTTATGTTCCATGATAGGGGAGGGCTCTATGACAGATTGGTCGGCTATTTATATGAATACTGTGGTAGGTAAGGAGCCTACTTTTAGTGCCATAGCTTTTGGTGTTTACGCTGGAGGAATGACGCTAGGAAGGCTATTTGGTGACAAATTGACAACCTACTTTGGTCGTAAAAAACTATTGAAGTATGACGCCATTTGTGCCATTATAGGGCTTGGGATAGCCTTAGTTCATGTTTCTGTTTTTACTGCCTTCTTAGGCTTCTTTTTGGTAGGATTGGGTGTAGCTACTGCTGTGCCTATTATCTTTTCGTTGGCTGGAAACACCAAAGGTGTAAAACCAGCTGTTGGAATAGCCATGGCTACAAGTATAGGCTATACTGGCTTTTTTGTAGGCCCACCTAGCATTGGTTTCTTGTCAGACATTTTTGGCTTAAGATTGGCCCTTTCTGTAGTCTTATTACTTTTTGGCTTAATGCTCTACTTAGTCTACAAGTATATTGACGAAAAGGCTTAA
- a CDS encoding ThuA domain-containing protein translates to MKFKHCILSLSLLLIAITTQAQIKTLIIDGQNNHDQWPKITFMMKNYLEESGKFTVDVKRTAYTWKGDKYIAEFPIDGVPETEALEKAKADPNFTPNFKAYDLVITNFGWNAAPWPEATQKAFEKYIKSGGGLVVVHAADNSFPEWTAYNEMIAIGGWGDRTEKDGPYVYYDNDGKLQKDMTAGNAGHHGPQHEYQIQIRKTEHPITKGMPLKWLHTKDELYDQLRGPAKNMNVLATAYSSKEFGGTDRHEPMLMTIDYGKGRIFHTPMGHVDYSVSCVGFITSLLRGSEWAATGKVTIPIPSDFPTAEQTSQRAE, encoded by the coding sequence ATGAAATTCAAACACTGCATATTAAGCCTCTCACTATTATTAATAGCCATCACTACACAAGCTCAAATCAAAACCTTAATTATAGACGGGCAAAACAATCATGACCAATGGCCAAAAATCACTTTCATGATGAAAAACTATTTGGAAGAAAGTGGCAAATTCACGGTAGACGTTAAAAGAACGGCTTACACTTGGAAGGGTGATAAATACATTGCTGAATTCCCTATTGACGGTGTACCTGAAACCGAAGCTTTGGAAAAGGCAAAAGCTGATCCAAATTTCACTCCTAACTTCAAAGCTTATGATTTAGTTATTACCAATTTTGGATGGAATGCGGCACCTTGGCCAGAAGCTACTCAAAAAGCATTTGAAAAATACATTAAATCGGGTGGAGGCTTGGTAGTGGTTCATGCCGCCGACAATTCCTTCCCAGAATGGACAGCATATAACGAAATGATAGCCATTGGTGGATGGGGAGACCGTACAGAAAAAGACGGCCCTTATGTATATTATGATAACGACGGCAAGCTACAAAAAGACATGACTGCTGGAAATGCAGGACATCATGGCCCTCAGCATGAATATCAAATTCAGATAAGAAAAACCGAACACCCTATTACAAAAGGAATGCCGCTAAAATGGCTTCATACCAAAGATGAACTTTACGACCAACTAAGAGGGCCTGCCAAAAACATGAACGTACTGGCTACAGCATATTCCAGTAAAGAATTTGGCGGAACAGACAGGCATGAACCTATGTTGATGACCATTGATTATGGTAAAGGACGTATTTTTCATACGCCAATGGGGCATGTAGATTACTCGGTTTCTTGTGTAGGTTTTATTACAAGTCTGCTCCGAGGCTCTGAATGGGCGGCCACAGGCAAAGTGACTATTCCTATCCCTTCTGATTTCCCAACTGCTGAGCAGACTAGCCAAAGAGCAGAGTAA